A region of Arabidopsis thaliana chromosome 5, partial sequence DNA encodes the following proteins:
- a CDS encoding Disease resistance protein (TIR-NBS-LRR class) family (Disease resistance protein (TIR-NBS-LRR class) family; FUNCTIONS IN: transmembrane receptor activity, nucleoside-triphosphatase activity, nucleotide binding, ATP binding; INVOLVED IN: signal transduction, apoptosis, defense response, innate immune response; LOCATED IN: intrinsic to membrane; EXPRESSED IN: 17 plant structures; EXPRESSED DURING: 10 growth stages; CONTAINS InterPro DOMAIN/s: ATPase, AAA+ type, core (InterPro:IPR003593), NB-ARC (InterPro:IPR002182), Disease resistance protein (InterPro:IPR000767), Toll-Interleukin receptor (InterPro:IPR000157); BEST Arabidopsis thaliana protein match is: disease resistance protein (TIR-NBS-LRR class) family (TAIR:AT5G46260.1); Has 19108 Blast hits to 13517 proteins in 561 species: Archae - 10; Bacteria - 780; Metazoa - 1004; Fungi - 46; Plants - 16614; Viruses - 15; Other Eukaryotes - 639 (source: NCBI BLink).): MCSNFPPLILSMASSSSSRNWLYDVFLSFRGGDVRVTFRSHFLKELDRKLITAFRDNEIERSHSLWPDLEQAIKDSRIAVVIFSKNYASSSWCLNELLEIVNCNDKIVIPVFYGVDPSQVRHQIGDFGKIFEKTCKRQTEQVKNQWKKALTDVANMLGFDSATWDDEAKMIEEIANDVLAKLLLTTPKDFENFVGIEDHIANMSVLLKLEAEEVRMVGIWGSSGIGKTTIARALFNQLSRHFPVSKFIDRAFVYKSREIFSRANPDDHNMKLHLQEKLLSEILRMPDIKIDHLGVLGERLQHQKVLIIVDDLDDQVILDSLVGQTQWFGSGSRIIAVTNNKHFLRAHEIDHIYEVSLPTQQHALAMLCQSAFRKKSPPEGFEMLVVQVARHVDSLPLGLNVLGSYLRGRDKEYWMEMLPRLENGLHDKIEKILRISYDGLGSEEDKAIFRHIACLFNHMEVTTITSLLTDLGINIGLKNLVDKSIIHVRRGCVEMHRMLQEMGRKIVRTQSIDKPGKREFLVDPNDISDVLSEGIGTQKVLGISLNTGEIDELYVHESAFKGMSNLRFLEIDSKNFGKAGRLYLPESLDYLPPRLKLLCWPNFPMRCMPSNFRPENLVTLKMPNSKLHKLWEGVASLTCLKEMDMVGSSNLKEIPDLSMPTNLEILKLGFCKSLVELPSSIRNLNKLLKLDMEFCHSLEILPTGFNLKSLDHLNFRYCSELRTFPEFSTNISVLMLFGTNIEEFPNLENLVELSLSKEESDGKQWDGVKPLTPFLEMLSPTLKSLKLENIPSLVELPSSFQNLNQLKELSITYCRNLETLPTGINLKSLNYLCFKGCSQLRSFPEISTNISVLNLEETGIEEVPWQIENFFNLTKLTMRSCSKLKCLSLNIPKMKTLWDVDFSDCAALTVVNLSGYPSDTLSEEEDDSLDPFLDFRGCFSLDPETVLHQESVIFNSMAFPGEQVPSYFTYRTTGTSTILPNIPLLPTQLSQPFFRFRVCAVATAFNIVSIQVNSRFTGRFGNSFDFFGEGHELMEIRKGDMLIFDCRIPFNEDNALLARGDYDHVDMNIHISGDSESTFELKGWGIRLLEDCSSVENRLVNPTHAYTPVQGLVNEIEHNEDSGDNNVETKRSAKRMRIT; this comes from the exons ATGTGTAGTAAT TTTCCTCCTCTCATTCTCTCTAtggcttcttcatcttcttctcgaAACTGGTTATATGATGTTTTCTTGAGCTTCAGAGGGGGAGACGTCCGCGTAACATTCCGTAGCCACTTTCTCAAAGAGCTTGATCGGAAACTGATCACTGCATTCAGAGACAATGAGATCGAGAGAAGCCACTCTCTCTGGCCCGATCTTGAACAAGCCATCAAGGATTCCAGAATCGCAGTGGtcattttctccaaaaactACGCTTCATCGAGCTGGTGTCTTAACGAGTTGCTGGAGATTGTGAATTGCAATGATAAAATTGTCATACCAGTTTTCTACGGAGTGGATCCTTCCCAAGTGAGGCATCAAATCGGTGACTTTGGAAAGATCTTTGAAAAGACTTGCAAGAGACAAACAGAGCAAGTGAAAAACCAATGGAAGAAAGCGTTGACTGATGTAGCTAATATGCTTGGATTTGATTCTGCGACATG GGATGACGAAGCAAAAATGATTGAAGAAATAGCCAATGATGTTTTGGCTAAACTGCTTTTAACTACACCCAAGgactttgaaaattttgttggcATCGAAGATCATATTGCAAATATGAGTGTATTGTTGAAATTGGAAGCTGAGGAAGTGAGAATGGTTGGTATATGGGGTTCCTCGGGGATTGGTAAGACTACCATTGCAAGAGCTCTGTTTAACCAACTTTCTCGGCATTTCCCAGTTAGCAAATTCATAGACAGAGCTTTTGTATATAAGAGTAGAGAAATTTTTAGTAGAGCCAATCCGGACGACCACAACATGAAGTTACATTTACAAGAGAAACTCCTCTCTGAAATTCTGAGGATGCCAGACATAAAGATCGACCACCTAGGTGTACTAGGAGAGAGGCTACAACACCAAAAAGTTCTTATTATCGTTGATGATTTGGATGACCAAGTGATCTTAGATTCATTGGTGGGTCAAACTCAATGGTTTGGAAGTGGGAGCAGAATCATTGCGGTTACAAATAATAAGCATTTCTTAAGGGCTCATGAGATTGATCATATTTATGAAGTTAGTCTCCCAACTCAGCAACACGCTCTTGCAATGTTATGTCAATCTGCTTTTAGGAAAAAATCTCCACCAGAAGGTTTTGAGATGCTTGTAGTTCAAGTTGCAAGACATGTGGATAGTCTTCCTTTGGGTCTTAATGTTTTGGGTTCATATTTGAGGGGCCGGGATAAGGAGTACTGGATGGAAATGCTGCCAAGGCTTGAGAATGGTCTACACgataaaattgagaaaatactAAGAATCAGCTATGATGGTTTAGGTAGCGAAGAGGATAAAGCGATATTTCGTCATATCGCATGTCTTTTCAATCATATGGAAGTCACAACCATCACGTCGTTGCTCACAGACTTGGGTATTAATATTGGGCTAAAAAACCTAGTGGATAAGTCCATCATTCATGTCAGACGGGGTTGTGTGGAGATGCACCGTATGCTACAAGAAATGGGCAGAAAAATTGTTCGCACACAGTCCATTGACAAGCCTGGGAAACGAGAATTTCTGGTGGATCCAAATGATATTTCTGATGTACTCAGTGAAGGCATT gGTACTCAAAAGGTTTTAGGTATATCTTTAAATACAGGTGAAATTGATGAGTTGTATGTACATGAGAGTGCTTTCAAAGGGATGAGTAATCTCCGTTTCTTAGAAATTGATTCGAAGAACTTTGGAAAAGCAGGTAGATTGTACTTACCCGAAAGTTTGGACTATTTACCCCCTAGACTCAAACTATTGTGTTGGCCCAATTTTCCTATGAGATGTATGCCTTCTAATTTTCGTCCTGAAAACCTTGTGACGCTCAAAATGCCGAATAGCAAGCTACATAAGCTGTGGGAAGGAGTTGCG TCGCTTACATGCCTAAAGGAAATGGATATGGTTGGATCATCAAACCTGAAAGAAATTCCAGATCTTTCCATGCCTACTAATCTTGAGATACTTAAACTTGGTTTTTGTAAGAGTTTGGTGGAGCTTCCTTCCTCTATAAGAAATCTCAATAAACTATTGAAATTGGACATGGAATTCTGCCATAGTCTGGAAATTCTCCCAACCGGCTTCAACCTCAAATCTCTCGACCACCTCAACTTCCGATATTGCTCGGAGTTGAGGACTTTTCCCGAATTCTCAACCAACATCTCCGTTCTCATGCTTTTTGGAACAAACATTGAAGAATTCCCTAACCTCGAGAATCTTGTTGAGCTTAGCTtatcaaaagaagagagtgatgGGAAACAATGGGATGGAGTGAAG CCGCTTACGCCCTTCTTGGAGATGTTGTCTCCCACTTTGAAGAGCTTGAAGCTCGAGAATATTCCAAGTTTGGTGGAGCTTCCTTCCTCATTTCAGAATCTCAATCAACTGAAGGAGTTGAGCATCACATACTGCAGAAATCTGGAGACTCTTCCCACAGGAATCAACCTCAAATCTCTCAATTACCTTTGTTTCAAAGGATGCTCACAGTTGAGGAGCTTTCCTGAAATCTCAACTAACATCTCAGTTCTCAATCTAGAAGAAACAGGGATTGAAGAGGTTCCTTGGCAGATCGAGAACTTCTTTAACCTCACTAAGCTAACTATGAGGAGTTGCAGCAAGCTAAAATGTTTATCCCTAAACATTCCTAAAATGAAAACTCTGTGGGACGTTGACTTTTCAGATTGTGCGGCGTTGACTGTAGTTAACTTAAGTGGCTATCCAAGTGACACACTTTCCGAGGAGGAGGATGATAGTTTGGACCCCTTTCTCGATTTCAGGGGCTGCTTCAGCTTGGATCCAGAAACTGTCCTTCACCAAGAGTCAGTTATTTTCAACTCCATGGCATTTCCAGGTGAACAAGTGCCATCATATTTCACGTACCGTACTACTGGAACCTCCACCATTCTCCCCAATATCCCTCTACTTCCAACACAACTCTCTCAACCATTCTTcagatttagggtttgtgCGGTGGCAACCGCTTTCAATATAGTATCCATCCAGGTAAATAGTCGGTTCACAGGCAGATTTGGGAACAGCTTTGATTTCTTTGGTGAGGGACATGAACTCATGGAAATACGGAAGGGTGATATGTTGATATTTGACTGTCGTATCCCTTTCAACGAAGATAATGCTCTTCTAGCTCGAGGGGACTACGATCACGTGGATATGAATATTCATATAAGTGGAGATTCAGAATCTACGTTCGAATTAAAAGGATGGGGTATACGCCTCTTAGAGGACTGTTCATCAGTGGAGAACCGACTTGTTAATCCAACACATGCGTATACACCTGTTCAAGGACTTGTTAATGAGATTGAACACAATGAAGACTCTGGAGATAACAATGTAGAGACTAAGAGAAGCGCGAAGCGAATGCGG atcACGTAA
- a CDS encoding Disease resistance protein (TIR-NBS-LRR class) family, which produces MCSNFPPLILSMASSSSSRNWLYDVFLSFRGGDVRVTFRSHFLKELDRKLITAFRDNEIERSHSLWPDLEQAIKDSRIAVVIFSKNYASSSWCLNELLEIVNCNDKIVIPVFYGVDPSQVRHQIGDFGKIFEKTCKRQTEQVKNQWKKALTDVANMLGFDSATWDDEAKMIEEIANDVLAKLLLTTPKDFENFVGIEDHIANMSVLLKLEAEEVRMVGIWGSSGIGKTTIARALFNQLSRHFPVSKFIDRAFVYKSREIFSRANPDDHNMKLHLQEKLLSEILRMPDIKIDHLGVLGERLQHQKVLIIVDDLDDQVILDSLVGQTQWFGSGSRIIAVTNNKHFLRAHEIDHIYEVSLPTQQHALAMLCQSAFRKKSPPEGFEMLVVQVARHVDSLPLGLNVLGSYLRGRDKEYWMEMLPRLENGLHDKIEKILRISYDGLGSEEDKAIFRHIACLFNHMEVTTITSLLTDLGINIGLKNLVDKSIIHVRRGCVEMHRMLQEMGRKIVRTQSIDKPGKREFLVDPNDISDVLSEGIGTQKVLGISLNTGEIDELYVHESAFKGMSNLRFLEIDSKNFGKAGRLYLPESLDYLPPRLKLLCWPNFPMRCMPSNFRPENLVTLKMPNSKLHKLWEGVASLTCLKEMDMVGSSNLKEIPDLSMPTNLEILKLGFCKSLVELPSSIRNLNKLLKLDMEFCHSLEILPTGFNLKSLDHLNFRYCSELRTFPEFSTNISVLMLFGTNIEEFPNLENLVELSLSKEESDGKQWDGVKPLTPFLEMLSPTLKSLKLENIPSLVELPSSFQNLNQLKELSITYCRNLETLPTGINLKSLNYLCFKGCSQLRSFPEISTNISVLNLEETGIEEVPWQIENFFNLTKLTMRSCSKLKCLSLNIPKMKTLWDVDFSDCAALTVVNLSGYPSDTLSEEEDDSLDPFLDFRGCFSLDPETVLHQESVIFNSMAFPGEQVPSYFTYRTTGTSTILPNIPLLPTQLSQPFFRFRVCAVATAFNIVSIQVNSRFTGRFGNSFDFFGEGHELMEIRKGDMLIFDCRIPFNEDNALLARGDYDHVDMNIHISGDSESTFELKGWGIRLLEDCSSVENRLVNPTHAYTPVQGLVNEIEHNEDSGDNNVETKRSAKRMRICFVFQIT; this is translated from the exons ATGTGTAGTAAT TTTCCTCCTCTCATTCTCTCTAtggcttcttcatcttcttctcgaAACTGGTTATATGATGTTTTCTTGAGCTTCAGAGGGGGAGACGTCCGCGTAACATTCCGTAGCCACTTTCTCAAAGAGCTTGATCGGAAACTGATCACTGCATTCAGAGACAATGAGATCGAGAGAAGCCACTCTCTCTGGCCCGATCTTGAACAAGCCATCAAGGATTCCAGAATCGCAGTGGtcattttctccaaaaactACGCTTCATCGAGCTGGTGTCTTAACGAGTTGCTGGAGATTGTGAATTGCAATGATAAAATTGTCATACCAGTTTTCTACGGAGTGGATCCTTCCCAAGTGAGGCATCAAATCGGTGACTTTGGAAAGATCTTTGAAAAGACTTGCAAGAGACAAACAGAGCAAGTGAAAAACCAATGGAAGAAAGCGTTGACTGATGTAGCTAATATGCTTGGATTTGATTCTGCGACATG GGATGACGAAGCAAAAATGATTGAAGAAATAGCCAATGATGTTTTGGCTAAACTGCTTTTAACTACACCCAAGgactttgaaaattttgttggcATCGAAGATCATATTGCAAATATGAGTGTATTGTTGAAATTGGAAGCTGAGGAAGTGAGAATGGTTGGTATATGGGGTTCCTCGGGGATTGGTAAGACTACCATTGCAAGAGCTCTGTTTAACCAACTTTCTCGGCATTTCCCAGTTAGCAAATTCATAGACAGAGCTTTTGTATATAAGAGTAGAGAAATTTTTAGTAGAGCCAATCCGGACGACCACAACATGAAGTTACATTTACAAGAGAAACTCCTCTCTGAAATTCTGAGGATGCCAGACATAAAGATCGACCACCTAGGTGTACTAGGAGAGAGGCTACAACACCAAAAAGTTCTTATTATCGTTGATGATTTGGATGACCAAGTGATCTTAGATTCATTGGTGGGTCAAACTCAATGGTTTGGAAGTGGGAGCAGAATCATTGCGGTTACAAATAATAAGCATTTCTTAAGGGCTCATGAGATTGATCATATTTATGAAGTTAGTCTCCCAACTCAGCAACACGCTCTTGCAATGTTATGTCAATCTGCTTTTAGGAAAAAATCTCCACCAGAAGGTTTTGAGATGCTTGTAGTTCAAGTTGCAAGACATGTGGATAGTCTTCCTTTGGGTCTTAATGTTTTGGGTTCATATTTGAGGGGCCGGGATAAGGAGTACTGGATGGAAATGCTGCCAAGGCTTGAGAATGGTCTACACgataaaattgagaaaatactAAGAATCAGCTATGATGGTTTAGGTAGCGAAGAGGATAAAGCGATATTTCGTCATATCGCATGTCTTTTCAATCATATGGAAGTCACAACCATCACGTCGTTGCTCACAGACTTGGGTATTAATATTGGGCTAAAAAACCTAGTGGATAAGTCCATCATTCATGTCAGACGGGGTTGTGTGGAGATGCACCGTATGCTACAAGAAATGGGCAGAAAAATTGTTCGCACACAGTCCATTGACAAGCCTGGGAAACGAGAATTTCTGGTGGATCCAAATGATATTTCTGATGTACTCAGTGAAGGCATT gGTACTCAAAAGGTTTTAGGTATATCTTTAAATACAGGTGAAATTGATGAGTTGTATGTACATGAGAGTGCTTTCAAAGGGATGAGTAATCTCCGTTTCTTAGAAATTGATTCGAAGAACTTTGGAAAAGCAGGTAGATTGTACTTACCCGAAAGTTTGGACTATTTACCCCCTAGACTCAAACTATTGTGTTGGCCCAATTTTCCTATGAGATGTATGCCTTCTAATTTTCGTCCTGAAAACCTTGTGACGCTCAAAATGCCGAATAGCAAGCTACATAAGCTGTGGGAAGGAGTTGCG TCGCTTACATGCCTAAAGGAAATGGATATGGTTGGATCATCAAACCTGAAAGAAATTCCAGATCTTTCCATGCCTACTAATCTTGAGATACTTAAACTTGGTTTTTGTAAGAGTTTGGTGGAGCTTCCTTCCTCTATAAGAAATCTCAATAAACTATTGAAATTGGACATGGAATTCTGCCATAGTCTGGAAATTCTCCCAACCGGCTTCAACCTCAAATCTCTCGACCACCTCAACTTCCGATATTGCTCGGAGTTGAGGACTTTTCCCGAATTCTCAACCAACATCTCCGTTCTCATGCTTTTTGGAACAAACATTGAAGAATTCCCTAACCTCGAGAATCTTGTTGAGCTTAGCTtatcaaaagaagagagtgatgGGAAACAATGGGATGGAGTGAAG CCGCTTACGCCCTTCTTGGAGATGTTGTCTCCCACTTTGAAGAGCTTGAAGCTCGAGAATATTCCAAGTTTGGTGGAGCTTCCTTCCTCATTTCAGAATCTCAATCAACTGAAGGAGTTGAGCATCACATACTGCAGAAATCTGGAGACTCTTCCCACAGGAATCAACCTCAAATCTCTCAATTACCTTTGTTTCAAAGGATGCTCACAGTTGAGGAGCTTTCCTGAAATCTCAACTAACATCTCAGTTCTCAATCTAGAAGAAACAGGGATTGAAGAGGTTCCTTGGCAGATCGAGAACTTCTTTAACCTCACTAAGCTAACTATGAGGAGTTGCAGCAAGCTAAAATGTTTATCCCTAAACATTCCTAAAATGAAAACTCTGTGGGACGTTGACTTTTCAGATTGTGCGGCGTTGACTGTAGTTAACTTAAGTGGCTATCCAAGTGACACACTTTCCGAGGAGGAGGATGATAGTTTGGACCCCTTTCTCGATTTCAGGGGCTGCTTCAGCTTGGATCCAGAAACTGTCCTTCACCAAGAGTCAGTTATTTTCAACTCCATGGCATTTCCAGGTGAACAAGTGCCATCATATTTCACGTACCGTACTACTGGAACCTCCACCATTCTCCCCAATATCCCTCTACTTCCAACACAACTCTCTCAACCATTCTTcagatttagggtttgtgCGGTGGCAACCGCTTTCAATATAGTATCCATCCAGGTAAATAGTCGGTTCACAGGCAGATTTGGGAACAGCTTTGATTTCTTTGGTGAGGGACATGAACTCATGGAAATACGGAAGGGTGATATGTTGATATTTGACTGTCGTATCCCTTTCAACGAAGATAATGCTCTTCTAGCTCGAGGGGACTACGATCACGTGGATATGAATATTCATATAAGTGGAGATTCAGAATCTACGTTCGAATTAAAAGGATGGGGTATACGCCTCTTAGAGGACTGTTCATCAGTGGAGAACCGACTTGTTAATCCAACACATGCGTATACACCTGTTCAAGGACTTGTTAATGAGATTGAACACAATGAAGACTCTGGAGATAACAATGTAGAGACTAAGAGAAGCGCGAAGCGAATGCGG atttgttttgtttttcagatcACGTAA
- a CDS encoding Disease resistance protein (TIR-NBS-LRR class) family, with amino-acid sequence MASSSSSRNWLYDVFLSFRGGDVRVTFRSHFLKELDRKLITAFRDNEIERSHSLWPDLEQAIKDSRIAVVIFSKNYASSSWCLNELLEIVNCNDKIVIPVFYGVDPSQVRHQIGDFGKIFEKTCKRQTEQVKNQWKKALTDVANMLGFDSATWDDEAKMIEEIANDVLAKLLLTTPKDFENFVGIEDHIANMSVLLKLEAEEVRMVGIWGSSGIGKTTIARALFNQLSRHFPVSKFIDRAFVYKSREIFSRANPDDHNMKLHLQEKLLSEILRMPDIKIDHLGVLGERLQHQKVLIIVDDLDDQVILDSLVGQTQWFGSGSRIIAVTNNKHFLRAHEIDHIYEVSLPTQQHALAMLCQSAFRKKSPPEGFEMLVVQVARHVDSLPLGLNVLGSYLRGRDKEYWMEMLPRLENGLHDKIEKILRISYDGLGSEEDKAIFRHIACLFNHMEVTTITSLLTDLGINIGLKNLVDKSIIHVRRGCVEMHRMLQEMGRKIVRTQSIDKPGKREFLVDPNDISDVLSEGIGTQKVLGISLNTGEIDELYVHESAFKGMSNLRFLEIDSKNFGKAGRLYLPESLDYLPPRLKLLCWPNFPMRCMPSNFRPENLVTLKMPNSKLHKLWEGVASLTCLKEMDMVGSSNLKEIPDLSMPTNLEILKLGFCKSLVELPSSIRNLNKLLKLDMEFCHSLEILPTGFNLKSLDHLNFRYCSELRTFPEFSTNISVLMLFGTNIEEFPNLENLVELSLSKEESDGKQWDGVKPLTPFLEMLSPTLKSLKLENIPSLVELPSSFQNLNQLKELSITYCRNLETLPTGINLKSLNYLCFKGCSQLRSFPEISTNISVLNLEETGIEEVPWQIENFFNLTKLTMRSCSKLKCLSLNIPKMKTLWDVDFSDCAALTVVNLSGYPSDTLSEEEDDSLDPFLDFRGCFSLDPETVLHQESVIFNSMAFPGEQVPSYFTYRTTGTSTILPNIPLLPTQLSQPFFRFRVCAVATAFNIVSIQVNSRFTGRFGNSFDFFGEGHELMEIRKGDMLIFDCRIPFNEDNALLARGDYDHVDMNIHISGDSESTFELKGWGIRLLEDCSSVENRLVNPTHAYTPVQGLVNEIEHNEDSGDNNVETKRSAKRMRICFVFQIT; translated from the exons AtggcttcttcatcttcttctcgaAACTGGTTATATGATGTTTTCTTGAGCTTCAGAGGGGGAGACGTCCGCGTAACATTCCGTAGCCACTTTCTCAAAGAGCTTGATCGGAAACTGATCACTGCATTCAGAGACAATGAGATCGAGAGAAGCCACTCTCTCTGGCCCGATCTTGAACAAGCCATCAAGGATTCCAGAATCGCAGTGGtcattttctccaaaaactACGCTTCATCGAGCTGGTGTCTTAACGAGTTGCTGGAGATTGTGAATTGCAATGATAAAATTGTCATACCAGTTTTCTACGGAGTGGATCCTTCCCAAGTGAGGCATCAAATCGGTGACTTTGGAAAGATCTTTGAAAAGACTTGCAAGAGACAAACAGAGCAAGTGAAAAACCAATGGAAGAAAGCGTTGACTGATGTAGCTAATATGCTTGGATTTGATTCTGCGACATG GGATGACGAAGCAAAAATGATTGAAGAAATAGCCAATGATGTTTTGGCTAAACTGCTTTTAACTACACCCAAGgactttgaaaattttgttggcATCGAAGATCATATTGCAAATATGAGTGTATTGTTGAAATTGGAAGCTGAGGAAGTGAGAATGGTTGGTATATGGGGTTCCTCGGGGATTGGTAAGACTACCATTGCAAGAGCTCTGTTTAACCAACTTTCTCGGCATTTCCCAGTTAGCAAATTCATAGACAGAGCTTTTGTATATAAGAGTAGAGAAATTTTTAGTAGAGCCAATCCGGACGACCACAACATGAAGTTACATTTACAAGAGAAACTCCTCTCTGAAATTCTGAGGATGCCAGACATAAAGATCGACCACCTAGGTGTACTAGGAGAGAGGCTACAACACCAAAAAGTTCTTATTATCGTTGATGATTTGGATGACCAAGTGATCTTAGATTCATTGGTGGGTCAAACTCAATGGTTTGGAAGTGGGAGCAGAATCATTGCGGTTACAAATAATAAGCATTTCTTAAGGGCTCATGAGATTGATCATATTTATGAAGTTAGTCTCCCAACTCAGCAACACGCTCTTGCAATGTTATGTCAATCTGCTTTTAGGAAAAAATCTCCACCAGAAGGTTTTGAGATGCTTGTAGTTCAAGTTGCAAGACATGTGGATAGTCTTCCTTTGGGTCTTAATGTTTTGGGTTCATATTTGAGGGGCCGGGATAAGGAGTACTGGATGGAAATGCTGCCAAGGCTTGAGAATGGTCTACACgataaaattgagaaaatactAAGAATCAGCTATGATGGTTTAGGTAGCGAAGAGGATAAAGCGATATTTCGTCATATCGCATGTCTTTTCAATCATATGGAAGTCACAACCATCACGTCGTTGCTCACAGACTTGGGTATTAATATTGGGCTAAAAAACCTAGTGGATAAGTCCATCATTCATGTCAGACGGGGTTGTGTGGAGATGCACCGTATGCTACAAGAAATGGGCAGAAAAATTGTTCGCACACAGTCCATTGACAAGCCTGGGAAACGAGAATTTCTGGTGGATCCAAATGATATTTCTGATGTACTCAGTGAAGGCATT gGTACTCAAAAGGTTTTAGGTATATCTTTAAATACAGGTGAAATTGATGAGTTGTATGTACATGAGAGTGCTTTCAAAGGGATGAGTAATCTCCGTTTCTTAGAAATTGATTCGAAGAACTTTGGAAAAGCAGGTAGATTGTACTTACCCGAAAGTTTGGACTATTTACCCCCTAGACTCAAACTATTGTGTTGGCCCAATTTTCCTATGAGATGTATGCCTTCTAATTTTCGTCCTGAAAACCTTGTGACGCTCAAAATGCCGAATAGCAAGCTACATAAGCTGTGGGAAGGAGTTGCG TCGCTTACATGCCTAAAGGAAATGGATATGGTTGGATCATCAAACCTGAAAGAAATTCCAGATCTTTCCATGCCTACTAATCTTGAGATACTTAAACTTGGTTTTTGTAAGAGTTTGGTGGAGCTTCCTTCCTCTATAAGAAATCTCAATAAACTATTGAAATTGGACATGGAATTCTGCCATAGTCTGGAAATTCTCCCAACCGGCTTCAACCTCAAATCTCTCGACCACCTCAACTTCCGATATTGCTCGGAGTTGAGGACTTTTCCCGAATTCTCAACCAACATCTCCGTTCTCATGCTTTTTGGAACAAACATTGAAGAATTCCCTAACCTCGAGAATCTTGTTGAGCTTAGCTtatcaaaagaagagagtgatgGGAAACAATGGGATGGAGTGAAG CCGCTTACGCCCTTCTTGGAGATGTTGTCTCCCACTTTGAAGAGCTTGAAGCTCGAGAATATTCCAAGTTTGGTGGAGCTTCCTTCCTCATTTCAGAATCTCAATCAACTGAAGGAGTTGAGCATCACATACTGCAGAAATCTGGAGACTCTTCCCACAGGAATCAACCTCAAATCTCTCAATTACCTTTGTTTCAAAGGATGCTCACAGTTGAGGAGCTTTCCTGAAATCTCAACTAACATCTCAGTTCTCAATCTAGAAGAAACAGGGATTGAAGAGGTTCCTTGGCAGATCGAGAACTTCTTTAACCTCACTAAGCTAACTATGAGGAGTTGCAGCAAGCTAAAATGTTTATCCCTAAACATTCCTAAAATGAAAACTCTGTGGGACGTTGACTTTTCAGATTGTGCGGCGTTGACTGTAGTTAACTTAAGTGGCTATCCAAGTGACACACTTTCCGAGGAGGAGGATGATAGTTTGGACCCCTTTCTCGATTTCAGGGGCTGCTTCAGCTTGGATCCAGAAACTGTCCTTCACCAAGAGTCAGTTATTTTCAACTCCATGGCATTTCCAGGTGAACAAGTGCCATCATATTTCACGTACCGTACTACTGGAACCTCCACCATTCTCCCCAATATCCCTCTACTTCCAACACAACTCTCTCAACCATTCTTcagatttagggtttgtgCGGTGGCAACCGCTTTCAATATAGTATCCATCCAGGTAAATAGTCGGTTCACAGGCAGATTTGGGAACAGCTTTGATTTCTTTGGTGAGGGACATGAACTCATGGAAATACGGAAGGGTGATATGTTGATATTTGACTGTCGTATCCCTTTCAACGAAGATAATGCTCTTCTAGCTCGAGGGGACTACGATCACGTGGATATGAATATTCATATAAGTGGAGATTCAGAATCTACGTTCGAATTAAAAGGATGGGGTATACGCCTCTTAGAGGACTGTTCATCAGTGGAGAACCGACTTGTTAATCCAACACATGCGTATACACCTGTTCAAGGACTTGTTAATGAGATTGAACACAATGAAGACTCTGGAGATAACAATGTAGAGACTAAGAGAAGCGCGAAGCGAATGCGG atttgttttgtttttcagatcACGTAA